The nucleotide sequence AATGCATTCTTGGTAGTTATCTCTGTTAAGTTCTTTGTTGATTATAAGATTGCTATATTTTTGAAGCGAATCGTACAATCTCCCAACTTGACTAGCCACTAAGGTGTCAGTTTCCATATCATAAGATATGGTTCTTAAAATGTTATTTAGATTGTCTTTCTGTTTTCTGTTTTCATTCCAGTTGTTTACTTGTAAAGCTAGAAGTATACCAATCATTACAAGTATAATCTCTCCAATTGCATATAAAACATAGGAGGTTATTTTATTGTTTTTTATCATGTTATGTCTAATCTTTCGAAATATTTTAAGCATCAGACTCTTCGTTTTCGTCTTTAGTTTCCTTTTTTATTTTAATATAACCAGTTACCAAGCGTATACCTAATCTAGCAAAAAGGATAATGGCGATAACCATTACAATATTAAATCCGTTCATTAAACTAATCTTTAATCACACGAATTCCAACATGCTTGCTATTTATCATACTATCATCATTTGCGTCATAAAAATCATACGCACTATAGCCATATACACCTCCGTCATAGTACTCAGCAATGTTTCCACCTAAATCATACACTTCGGCTTCACCAATTTTGGTAGATTTCTTTTTACCTACTTTTTTATATAAAATAGTATTTAGTTCTTTAAGTTTTTCATTTAGCATAGGCACTTCTGCCTTTGTAATGGAGTAACCAGCCCAATAATTTAAAGTGAGTTCTTTTGCTCCAATTTTATGTGCTTGTTTATGCAAATTTTTAGCTTCGTTTGCATTTGGTAATCGATACGTTTCACCTGTTTTACTAGATAACCATTTAACATAGTCTTTTGCGTCTTGCATGCTTACTTCCGCTGGATAATTATCAATACCAGCTTCATAACTAAAACTTGGTTTAAACGCTTTAAACTGCGCATTGGTTACTTCAAAACGACCAATTGATGTAGAATCTTTTTTAATGAGCAAGGTTTCAGGAATTAAGATGCCATTTTTTATTTCGCCAAATAAGCCATCAACACTTTTAGCTTTTTGAATTTTAAGTAACTCAGCTAGAGGACTACTTGCTTTAAAGGCCTCATTTTCGGTAGAAGGTTTATTAAAAAGATATGTATCAATCCATTGTATTTCCTCTTTCATTTTACGTAATTGATGTGTAATTTTTCCTAAACCATGAGGTTGTCCTGGAAACCATAAAAAACGTACTGGTGTATTTCCTGATTGTTGTAAGCCTCTAAAATACTCCCAACCTTGATCTCTTGGAACAGCGCGATCTTCACTACCATGAAAAATAATAGTTGGTGTTTTTATTTTTTCAATTTCGAATAATGGCGATTTAATAATGTAGTTTTCATTATAGAATTTACCATTTACATCGTCCCAAGGATTACCACCAAAATATTGTCTATCAAAACTAACTCCAAAACTACAAGTCCCAAAGTCCGATGTCCAGTTAACATCACCAGCTCCTGGTGCTGCAACTTTAAACATATTAGGGTAGCGAACGGTTAACATAGTTGTAATAATTGCACCATTGGACCAACCCATTGTACCGAGTTGATTTCTATCTACCATTCCTTTGTTTACTAAAATATCAATAGCTTTGGTAATATCTTCCATTTCTGGTTCGTAGTAATTACCCTTTATACTTTCTACATAAGATAAGCCGTGATTTCCAGAACCATGATAATTAGGTTTTAGAATGAACATTCCTTTTTGAGATAGTAAGTTTGGGTACGTACTCCAACGTTCACTCCATAAATCTAAGTCTGCAGCTGCTGGTCCACCATGAATAGAAAGCATTAAAGGATAGCTTTTTCCCTCTTCATAATTTTCTGGATAGTAAAGTATACCTGTGGTCTCTTCTCCTTTATAACCTTTCCAAGTCATTACTTCACTTTTTGTAATGGTTTTTTTGCTTAAATTTTTGTTTAACGTTATTAGCGTTTGTTCATTTGATATTTTATTGTCGTTTAAATTTGCCACATGGAAGCTTGGTAACTTTGATGCAGTAGAGTAATTGTAAGCTATTTTAGATCCATCTTCTGAAACAGCCATAATAGACACGTGGTCATTTTTGTCACCAAAATCAATCTTAGATTTACTCCATGTATTACCATTGTTTTTATAGTAAGCTAATCTTATTGTAGTTTTATTGGCTAATGAAGCGATAAGATTGTTTCCAACGACTTGATAGCCTCTTGCTAAACCCATTTCCCATTTTAAATCTACTTTTTTAAATGTATGATTTGCTAAATTATAATAATATAGTAAGCCTATACCTGAGCCATTCCATTGTGGATCGGAGGCGTAAGTAGCTCTAAAATAAAACCCTTTATTATCATCAGTAAATGCTATACTACCCATTGGAAAACCTAAATTGGTTTTAATTTGAGTGACTTTTCCAGTTTCTAAGTTTTTAATATATGAATCTGGATCTTGATCAGAATCACTTGCGTAACTACGACTTAGTTGCATACCATAATAGAGCCATTTTCCATCTTTTGATATTTGATAGCCACTCAAAGGTTTTTTATTATTAGTTAAACGCTTTGTAGACTTGTTTTTTAAATTGAATGAATACACATGATTAGGACGCCAGTGCATCGAATCTTCAACGACTATAACATTATCTTTCTTTTCTGAAAGTTCCTGTTCGTATAGCGTTTTTCCATCATGAGATTGAAAAATCAAGGTATTATTGTCCATCCATTGCAATCCAGATATTCCGTTTTCAAATTCTTTAACCTTGGAAGGTTCTCCTCCATAAATACTCATTTTCCAAAGTTTGTTCCCTTTATCACGAGACGATAAGAAGTAAATGGTTTCACCGTCTTTTGAAAAGATTGGACTATAATCATTCTCTACGTTATTGGTAAGTTGAAAAGTTCGAAACTTCCCATCTTTTTTTATATCTAATCGCGTTAGATATAAATCTGAAACAAAACGGTCTTTTTCTTTAACGCCTTTTCTTTTCGTCCAAACGATCATGTTACTGTTTGGTGAAAATGACACAGAGCCCATAGATTCTGTATTTATAATATCTTCAGGAGTCCATCTGGTTGGATCTTTCTTTGCATCTGTTTGTGCATTCGATACAAAACATAATAGACAAATTAATAGAATTGAAGTGGTATATCGTTTTTTCATCTTTTTTGAATTACTAATTTTTATTTGATTTTGCTGGTGTAGAATAAGGAGGAGGTACTGCTTTTTTACTACCTTGAGTTTTAAGCATTTCAAGAACTTCTTTAACAGCACGTTCTAATTGAGGGTCTTTACCTTTTGATAATGCTATGGCATCTTGCCTTACAGCAATATCTGGAGCAACCCCTTCATTTTCGGCGACCCATTTATTATTTATTGGATCAAAAACCGCATTGTCAGGAGCTGTTAATGCACCTCCATCAATTAAACGATAATGTGTTGATGATTTCACTAATCCTCCCCAAGTTGTAGCACCAATTAATGGACCAACGTTTTGTTGTCTAAATACCCAAGGAAAGAAATCGCCTCCTGAACCAGAAAGCTCATTAATAAGTAATACTTTTGGACCTAAAATTCCTGCTGGAAGTCGCATAGCTTTACCATTCGGAACTTCATTAGTTAATCCAGCTCTTAGTGTTCTTGTCATTAAATCTACCATATAGTCATCAAGTAAACCACCACCATTAAATCGTTCGTCAATAATCGCACCTTCTTTGTCTTGTTGTGCAAAGTAATAACGGTTAAATGATACAAAACCAGCGCCGCTTGTATTAGGTACCCAAACGTAAGCTAAACGACCATTTGAAAGCTTGTCAACTAATCGTCTATTATCTTCAACCCAAGCACGTTGTCGTAGGCCATTTTCGCTTCTTATTGGTTCAACAACTTCTTTCCATGCACCATTAAATTCAGGTTTATCATTAATATGCAAAGTTGTTTGCATATTTAACGTACCATCTAATAATTGAAATGGATTGTCATTTGCAGTTAATGGTTTTCCATTTATACCTACAATATAATGACCTTCTTTTATGTTTAATCCTGGTTGGTCTAAAGGACTACTTAACCCAGGATTCCAACTCTCAGTCGTATAAATGCGAGTGATTTGCCAACGGTTATTTTTTGCATATAAATCTGCTCCTAAAAGTCCAACTTTTGAATTGTCAACATCTGGGTAATCACCACCAAACACAAAGCTATGCCCAACAGATAACTCGCCATTTACTTGATCTAGAATATAAGTTAAATCTGCTCTATGTTTTATGTAAGGTACTAAAGGAGCATAACGTTTATAAACTTCATTCCAATCACGACCATGCATATTTGGATCGTAAAAATAATCACGCTCATAACGCCATGCTTCTTCAAACATTTGCTTCCATTCAGAGGATTTGTTTAGATTCATTTGAAGGTCAACTTTCACGCTTTTCCCTTTACCTGATGATGCAGATGCGTCTACAATTTGCCATCCTCCCATTGCACTTGCTAAAATCTTTTTTCTATCAGACGACATAGTAAATTGTCCAACACCAGTCATAAACTCTTCCGCTTTATTATCGTCGAGCTTGTATTTTTGGACCGTTAATCCTCTGCCATTTGGCACACGCTCCATGATAAAAATAGAGCCTTTTGGACCAGCTGTTATTTTAGAATAGTTACGAACAGGTATGTCTAGTGCTAGAGTTCGTCTTGAAATATTTTCAAAATCAATTTTCATTGAAGCGTCTTCTTTCTTTTCATCAGCTTTTGTTTTGTCATCGATTTTTTTATCATCTTTCTTTTCAGCTTCTTCTTCATCGCTTTTTGGTTTGAATGGTGAAGCATCACCATTTTGTAAGTTAATTACATAAGCAGCATATTCCGGATTGGCCGTCATAGCACTTGTATTTGCCCAACCAGAACCTAATGCCACGTCAGTACTTGCTAAAAAGTAAAGATGCTTTTTATCGTCATCCCAAGCTGGTGAAAAAGAATCGGCAAAAGGATTAGTAATAGTTTGAATTTTACCTGAATTTAAAGACCAAAGCATGATTTGTCTAAAATTATTTGAACCAGCTTTGGAGTAAGCCAACCATTGAGAGTCTGGTGACCAAGTTAAACCTAAACGACCACGTTCCAAATTATTACCACCAACATCAATGGTTTTTATAGTGCCATCAGGAACGTTAACAATTCTAATTCTTACATCATCATCTGTAAAAGCAATGTGTTTACCGTCAGGAGACCATGTTGGTTCCCAACCTAATTTTGATTCACCAATTGAGATACTTCGTGGTGTTGACATACCATCTTGATTAGCAATTAACAATTCATATCCTTTACCACTCTTGTCTGAAAACCAAGCGACCTCATTTCCTTTTGGAGACCAAATAGGTGTTCTGTCTGCGACACCAGAACTTTCTGTTATATTTCTAGAATCTCCATTTTCAATTGGGACTGTAAAAATTTCACCTCTCGATTCCATAATAGCACGTTTTCCAGTTGGGGATAACGACACAGAACGAGCAGATCTGCTTACATTTTCCCATTTAGTAGCTGCCCAAGGGAAATCGCCAACAACATTGATGTTTAGTTGTTTAGTTGTATTTGAGCTAAGATCTAATGTATGTAAGTATCCATCACGTTCAAATACAAGTGTATTATTGTGACCAGATAAGGATTTAATATCTGACCCTTTATATGTTGTGACTTGATTTAAATTAGAAGTCTTAGTGTTGAAAGACCAAATATTTGCAACATAATCTCTATCGGAAAGGAAGTAAATATTGTCCCCAATCCAAATAGGCTTTATATCTGTTGTTTTGTTATTTGGAAGTAAGGTTTCTTGAGAGTTATTAAGATTTAAAATAACCAATGGCGTGTTTTGACCACCTCTGTATGCTCTCCATTCTTCATCCCAGCGACTCATTCTATCAATAATCATATGTTTTCCATCTTCTGAATATGCTCCGCTTGTACTCCATTGAGAGGTGACTAATGTTGAAGGGCCACCTTTTAGAGAAACTGTCCATAATCTATCAAAACCGCTAGGTGCAGTATCGCGACTTGATGCATATAATATATGTTTTCCATCATTTGTCCAACCACGAACTTGAGCACCACTTGGATGCCAAGTGAGTCGAGTAGCATCTCCACCTTCAACGGAAACAACATAAACAGCATTAGACCCAAAACGATTTGAAGTAAAGGCTACCCATTTTCCATCAGGTGAAAAATATGGATTCTGTTCTACAGCAGCTGTACTAGTTAATCTTTTTACGTTTGTCCCATTGATATTTGCTATCCAAATATCGCTTCCGTAACAGAATGTAATTTGCGAATCATTAATATCTGGTTGACGCAAAAGCCTAGTGCTTTGAGTAAAAGCTGATATGCTAAATAGAAGAATAAAGACCTTGATTATGTGTTTCATGATTTTGTTATTTAATTTTTTGTGATTCTATAAATATTTTTGATTTCAATTGGGTTTAGTAGCTGTTGATTCTTATTGTCGCCAGATTGAATTTTTAAAACGATATCCATACCTTTTGTTACTTTGCCAAAAGCTGCAAACCCTAAGTCATCGCTATGGCGTTTACCAGCAAAATCTAATTCTGGTTGATCGTTGATGCAAATAAAAAAGCTACTCGTTGCTGTATTTGCACTAGATCTTGCCATAGATATGGTTCCGTTTTTGTGAAGAAGTTTTGTGTCGTTAGTAGTTTCTAAAACTATTGGATCGAAAGATTTAGAGTTGTCAATAAAACCTCCTTGAATGACTTGAATTTTAATATCTCTTTTTGCTTCATTTTCTGGTGTACAGACTCTGAAAAATGTAGAATTTTCATAAAGATTATTGTCAACATACTTCATGAAATTAGAGACTGTAATTGGAGCTTTTTCAGGATAGAGTTCTACTATTATATCACCTAAAGATGTTTCTATTTTACATTGAATGTTATTTTGTGAGTTGGCATAGAATGAAACCAAAAAAAGTATAAATACTATTTTAAAGAGTTTTGGTTGGCTATTTTTCATGTTTTTGATTTCTATAAAGATAAAAAAAGCTTGAGATTTTTTATGAAATTCTTATACAAAGTAAAGTCGCTTAAATTGAAACACAAATTGTTAGCATTTTTCCTTATTTTTAAGAGTTAACAATTAGTGTAATTATGAGTAGTAGTTTTTTTAGTTTGATTAAAAAAAATTTGCAAACGTTTTTTTATTTAAAAGCCAGCGTTTTCTTTCTTGCATTTTTTTTCTTTGGAAATAGTGTTGGAGCAAACAATTTGTTTCAAGAGAGTAAAAATGATTTAAGTTCTGTGCCAATTAAAACTGTTAATAAATATGATTTAATTGCTCAGATTAGAGAGCAAATTATAGGTAGTGTTACTGATGCAAAAACCAACAAAGCCATAGCATATTGTAATATTGGAGTGGAAGGTTTCCAAATAGGAACTTCAAGTAACGAACTGGGAGAATTTGTTTTAGAGGTAGATTCGTTACCTGTTACCATCGTTTTTTCTCATTTAAACTATGAAGAGAAAGTAGTGGAAGTCACAAACACAAGTAATCTAACCATTCAATTAACACCTTTGGTAAATAGCTTGAATGAAGTTGTTCTTTCAGCAAATAGAAAAAGTAATTACCCTTATGAATTAGCTTTAGAAGCATTTTCGAAGACGAGAAAATTAACAGATAAAAGCAATTATGGTCAAGCGTTTTATAGACAAAAATCAAAAAACGGTGACGAATACACAGAGTTTTCAGAGATTATTTATGATACAGAATATACTGTTGATGGTATAAACGATTGGGAAATTTTAGAAGGTAGATATGCCTTAAAACGAGAAAAAATTAATAATAGCAATTTTACGCTTCTCTCTCGTATTCTAAAGGCGATACAGCCAGATACTGATGATATCATTTTTCCATTAAGTTATGAAGTTAAAGAGTATTATGATGTAAAAATTGTGGATATGTTATCCTCCGGAGATGAAGATATAGCCGTGTTGGAATTTAAGCCCTTGCCAGAAGTGAAAACACCAGCTTTTGAAGGGGAAGCTTACATAAATACCAAGACATATGAAGTATTAAAAATTAGTGGTACTGTAATGAATGATCGGTTAGATTTTATAAAATTCAGAGAAAAAAGAACTTATACAAAAAACTACACATTATCTTACGAAATGGCTTTTAAAAAGAGCTCAAAAGATGATTTGTTAATTGATTATATAAAAGTAGATCACTCTTTTGATTATTATAAGGGGGATAGCCTTGTAACTCATGTTTCGTCAACTTCAAATTTGACGTATTTTGAACACTATGATACTGATAGCCCAAGACGGTTTAGAAAAAGTTTCAAGGATTCAAAAAGTGATTGGGAAACACTAAATAAAATAGGTTATAATGAGAAGTTTTGGAAAGATAACCCAATAGTAAAGCGAACTCCAGTTGAAGATGAGGTTATTGCCTCTTTTGAAAAAGATAATGCGTTTGAATCTATATTTCTTAATACTAAAGAGCAAATTGCATTTATGCAAAGTAATTTGGTAGGTGATGTATTTATTGAGAGTTTGGATTCTCAACTTAGAAATTATAATAATAATAATCCAGTAGAGAAGGTATTTCTTCATACAGATAAAGACGTCTATTTTCCAGGAGAAATGATTTGGTACAATGCTTATGCTGTATTAGGTGCGTATCATCATTTTTCAACTGGAAGTATGCAAATACAAGTAGATTTAATAGATGAACACAATGTCATTGTTGAATCAAAAAATCATAAGTTAATTGAAGGTCAAGGAGAAGGAAATATTATTATCCCTGTTGAGTTGCCTGAAGGAACTTACCAATTAAGAGCTTATACCAATTGGATGCGAAATTTTGATAATGCGTTCTTTTTTACAAAAACAATTCAACTTTTAAATGCCAAAAAAACTACTAGAAGACCATTAAATACTGATGATAAAATTGATTTGCAATTTTTCCCAGAAGGTGGCCAAGCAGTGAATGGGTTAAATGGAAAAATATCATTTAAGGCAATAGGCAGTGATGGGTATTCAAGGGAAGTTAAAGGCATTATAAAAAATTCTAAAGGAGAAACCGTTGTACCTATAAATACTTTATATCAAGGAATGGGATTTTTTACTTTAAATCCTCAGCCTAATGAAACCTATACGGCCATATTAGATAATGGTTCTATATATAAACTTCCAGAAGCACAAAATGAAGGATATTCAATGTTAATTGATAACCTAGATACCAATAATATTAAGGTAAAAGTTCAAGCAAGTAATACACTTAGATCAAAGCCATTCTACATTATTGGAACTATAAATAATGAGAAGTATTATCAAGGCAAATTTGTTTTTAATGCTCAGTCTTTACTTGATTTTGAAATTCCAAAAAACAAGCTTCCAAGTGGTGTGATGACCCTTACACTTTTTGATGAACAAATGCGACCATGGTCTGAGCGTCCAGTTTTTGTTAATAATAAGGAAGAACTAATAATAGAAACAAAACTAGAAAATTCTAGCTTTGAAAAAAGAGAGAAAATTGAATTAAAAGTAAATGTGAAAGATGTTTACGGTACACCATTATCTACAAATTTTTCAATTGCTATTACTGATGTAGACAAAGTATATAAAAACAAATTTGACACAAATATTTTAACATACTTTTTATTAGAATCTAATTTGAAAGGACATATTGAAAACCCAGGGTATTTTTTTAGTGATAGTAAGAGATCTACGAGAGCTAAGCTCGATTTAGTTATGTCAACTCATGGATGGCGCAAATTTAACTGGCACGAAATGGATAATATAACTTTTAGCTCACCTAAAGAGTTTCTATTCAAGAAGGGTTATTCAGTTTCAGGCAATGCTACCAATATGGAGGATGTTCCTTTGATGAATAGAGAGTTGAAAATGATTGCCAAATCTAAATCTAGTCAGTTAATGGATTTATATGTTACAAAAACAGATGAAGAAGGTAATTTTAAAATCCAAAATGTTACTAATGCTGGAGATGTTGAATTGACGTTTAACGCTTACCAATCTGACGGTGACCCTATACAAACTAAAGTTGTCTTAATAGATAATAATGATAATCATAATTTACCAAAACCAAACTTTAAGAGTAAATATAAAGATATGCAAGGTGATGTTTTAGATAACTACAACAAAAAAGCGTCTACTTTTTTTATGTATGAAGATGTTGAGAAACTAGATGAAGTATTAGTTACTGCTAAAAAAAAATCAGTTAGCGAGCTTACTAAATATTCAGAGTCATTATATGGGGTGAAACCAGATCATACAATAATAAATGAAGATAAAACGGCTGGTAATATACTATATCACTTAGGTAATATTCCGGGGGTTTCTGTCGATTTATCTTTCAACTGGGTTAATTTTAGAGGGAATCAATATGGACCATTGTGGATTGTAGATGGTATGAGGTTAGATGGTGAGATAGACCCTAGATTTGGTCGGCTAGAAAGAGACGAAGTAGAAGACTCTAAAACGAAAAGACTTTATTATGACAAACCCAAGACTAATAATGTGCCACTAATGGTTCAAAACCTTGATTTTTCAAATGTAGAAAGAATTGAAATTTTAAAACGTGGCTCTCAAACAGCTATTTATGGACCAGTTGGAAGATATGGTGTTATTATTGTGTATACAAAAACCGGAAGACCTAAGGTTGATAAAGTATTTTCGTCTAAACATACTATTCAAGGGTATTCTAAACTTAAAGAATTTTATTCGCCTAAATACAATGTAGAATTAGAATCGCATAAAAATCCAGATAATAGAACAACACTTTATTGGAATCCTTCAGTAAAAACAGATAAAAATGGTAATGTTACTATTATTTTCTATAATTCAGATAGTGCTAAAGCTATTGAAGTAGATATTCAAGTATTGTCACAATATGGAATTCCAGGAGTTTATTTAAATACGTTTAAAAAACAATAGTGTTAGATTTTAATCTAACGCTATTGAAACAAATTGGCAATTTGTTTATTTTTTGATTGTTGATTTTTTTTCACTCAAATCAACCGTAATTTGATTCGCTAATAAATCATCAAATGTTTCACGTTTTCTTATTAAATGTGCTTTATTATTGTACCATAAAACTTCAGCTGGTCTAAACCTAGAGTTATAATTACTAGCCATAGTAAAACAATAGGCACCAGCATTTTTAAAAGCTAAAATATCGCCTTCGTTAATTTCGTTTATACGTCTGTTATTTGCAAATGTATCTGTCTCACATATATAACCAACAACAGAGTAAAAACGTTCTCTACCTTGTGGATTAGAAATATTAGTTATTTCATGTTGAGAACCATATAGCATTGGTCTAATTAAATGATTAAATCCAGAATCTACTTGTGCAAAAACAGTAGAGGTTGTTTGTTTAACGACATTCACTTTTGCTAAAAAGAAACCTGCTTCACTTACTAAGAATTTTCCAGGCTCAAAAGCAAGTGTTAATTCTTTACCATAGCTTTTACAAAACTCATTAAAACGAGAGGTTAATTTTTTTCCAAACTCTTCAATATTTGTTTCTATGTCACCTTTTTTATAAGGGACTTTAAATCCAGAGCCAAAATCAATAAATTCAAGACTTTTAAAATTTTTCGCAGTTTCAAACAGTATTTCACTTGCATATAAAAACACATCAATATCTAAAATGTCACTTCCAGTATGCATATGAATACCATTAATATGCATTTTGGTATTTTCTACAATTCTTATAATATGCGGAATTTGATGAATAGAAATTCCAAATTTAGAGTCAATATGTCCAACAGAAATGTTTGTGTTTCCACCAGCCATCACATGCGGATTAATTCTAATGCACACTGGAATATCTGGATGTTTACTTCCAAATTGTTCTAGTATTGAGAGATTGTCAATATTAATTTGTACACCTAGTTTAGCAACTTCTTCAATTTCTTCTAATGAAACACCATTTGGTGTAAAAATGATGTTTTGCGCTTTGAAACCAGCAACCAACCCTAATTGTACTTCTTGTATAGATACAGTATCTAAACCAGAGCCTAAGTTTTTTAGAAATTTTAAAACCGAAATATTGGATAATGCTTTAGCAGCATAATTAATCTTCAAATTTTTAACATTACTAAACGCTGAGATTAATCGTTTATATTGCGATTCTATTTTATGTGCATCATACACGTAAATGGGACTTCCAAACTCCTTAGCTATGTTAAGTAGTTGCTCTTTTTTCATGGTATTGTGTTTATTTATGCTTCAAATATATTTTATTACTTTCTAATTATTACTAGAACAATTAAAAAATAGTAACAATTAAACTATTTGTTAATTATATAACAATTCTAAAAATGAGTTATTAATAAAGTTGCC is from Pontimicrobium sp. SW4 and encodes:
- a CDS encoding prolyl oligopeptidase family serine peptidase: MKKRYTTSILLICLLCFVSNAQTDAKKDPTRWTPEDIINTESMGSVSFSPNSNMIVWTKRKGVKEKDRFVSDLYLTRLDIKKDGKFRTFQLTNNVENDYSPIFSKDGETIYFLSSRDKGNKLWKMSIYGGEPSKVKEFENGISGLQWMDNNTLIFQSHDGKTLYEQELSEKKDNVIVVEDSMHWRPNHVYSFNLKNKSTKRLTNNKKPLSGYQISKDGKWLYYGMQLSRSYASDSDQDPDSYIKNLETGKVTQIKTNLGFPMGSIAFTDDNKGFYFRATYASDPQWNGSGIGLLYYYNLANHTFKKVDLKWEMGLARGYQVVGNNLIASLANKTTIRLAYYKNNGNTWSKSKIDFGDKNDHVSIMAVSEDGSKIAYNYSTASKLPSFHVANLNDNKISNEQTLITLNKNLSKKTITKSEVMTWKGYKGEETTGILYYPENYEEGKSYPLMLSIHGGPAAADLDLWSERWSTYPNLLSQKGMFILKPNYHGSGNHGLSYVESIKGNYYEPEMEDITKAIDILVNKGMVDRNQLGTMGWSNGAIITTMLTVRYPNMFKVAAPGAGDVNWTSDFGTCSFGVSFDRQYFGGNPWDDVNGKFYNENYIIKSPLFEIEKIKTPTIIFHGSEDRAVPRDQGWEYFRGLQQSGNTPVRFLWFPGQPHGLGKITHQLRKMKEEIQWIDTYLFNKPSTENEAFKASSPLAELLKIQKAKSVDGLFGEIKNGILIPETLLIKKDSTSIGRFEVTNAQFKAFKPSFSYEAGIDNYPAEVSMQDAKDYVKWLSSKTGETYRLPNANEAKNLHKQAHKIGAKELTLNYWAGYSITKAEVPMLNEKLKELNTILYKKVGKKKSTKIGEAEVYDLGGNIAEYYDGGVYGYSAYDFYDANDDSMINSKHVGIRVIKD
- a CDS encoding carboxypeptidase-like regulatory domain-containing protein encodes the protein MQTFFYLKASVFFLAFFFFGNSVGANNLFQESKNDLSSVPIKTVNKYDLIAQIREQIIGSVTDAKTNKAIAYCNIGVEGFQIGTSSNELGEFVLEVDSLPVTIVFSHLNYEEKVVEVTNTSNLTIQLTPLVNSLNEVVLSANRKSNYPYELALEAFSKTRKLTDKSNYGQAFYRQKSKNGDEYTEFSEIIYDTEYTVDGINDWEILEGRYALKREKINNSNFTLLSRILKAIQPDTDDIIFPLSYEVKEYYDVKIVDMLSSGDEDIAVLEFKPLPEVKTPAFEGEAYINTKTYEVLKISGTVMNDRLDFIKFREKRTYTKNYTLSYEMAFKKSSKDDLLIDYIKVDHSFDYYKGDSLVTHVSSTSNLTYFEHYDTDSPRRFRKSFKDSKSDWETLNKIGYNEKFWKDNPIVKRTPVEDEVIASFEKDNAFESIFLNTKEQIAFMQSNLVGDVFIESLDSQLRNYNNNNPVEKVFLHTDKDVYFPGEMIWYNAYAVLGAYHHFSTGSMQIQVDLIDEHNVIVESKNHKLIEGQGEGNIIIPVELPEGTYQLRAYTNWMRNFDNAFFFTKTIQLLNAKKTTRRPLNTDDKIDLQFFPEGGQAVNGLNGKISFKAIGSDGYSREVKGIIKNSKGETVVPINTLYQGMGFFTLNPQPNETYTAILDNGSIYKLPEAQNEGYSMLIDNLDTNNIKVKVQASNTLRSKPFYIIGTINNEKYYQGKFVFNAQSLLDFEIPKNKLPSGVMTLTLFDEQMRPWSERPVFVNNKEELIIETKLENSSFEKREKIELKVNVKDVYGTPLSTNFSIAITDVDKVYKNKFDTNILTYFLLESNLKGHIENPGYFFSDSKRSTRAKLDLVMSTHGWRKFNWHEMDNITFSSPKEFLFKKGYSVSGNATNMEDVPLMNRELKMIAKSKSSQLMDLYVTKTDEEGNFKIQNVTNAGDVELTFNAYQSDGDPIQTKVVLIDNNDNHNLPKPNFKSKYKDMQGDVLDNYNKKASTFFMYEDVEKLDEVLVTAKKKSVSELTKYSESLYGVKPDHTIINEDKTAGNILYHLGNIPGVSVDLSFNWVNFRGNQYGPLWIVDGMRLDGEIDPRFGRLERDEVEDSKTKRLYYDKPKTNNVPLMVQNLDFSNVERIEILKRGSQTAIYGPVGRYGVIIVYTKTGRPKVDKVFSSKHTIQGYSKLKEFYSPKYNVELESHKNPDNRTTLYWNPSVKTDKNGNVTIIFYNSDSAKAIEVDIQVLSQYGIPGVYLNTFKKQ
- a CDS encoding peptidylprolyl isomerase, with translation MKNSQPKLFKIVFILFLVSFYANSQNNIQCKIETSLGDIIVELYPEKAPITVSNFMKYVDNNLYENSTFFRVCTPENEAKRDIKIQVIQGGFIDNSKSFDPIVLETTNDTKLLHKNGTISMARSSANTATSSFFICINDQPELDFAGKRHSDDLGFAAFGKVTKGMDIVLKIQSGDNKNQQLLNPIEIKNIYRITKN
- a CDS encoding PDZ domain-containing protein — encoded protein: MKHIIKVFILLFSISAFTQSTRLLRQPDINDSQITFCYGSDIWIANINGTNVKRLTSTAAVEQNPYFSPDGKWVAFTSNRFGSNAVYVVSVEGGDATRLTWHPSGAQVRGWTNDGKHILYASSRDTAPSGFDRLWTVSLKGGPSTLVTSQWSTSGAYSEDGKHMIIDRMSRWDEEWRAYRGGQNTPLVILNLNNSQETLLPNNKTTDIKPIWIGDNIYFLSDRDYVANIWSFNTKTSNLNQVTTYKGSDIKSLSGHNNTLVFERDGYLHTLDLSSNTTKQLNINVVGDFPWAATKWENVSRSARSVSLSPTGKRAIMESRGEIFTVPIENGDSRNITESSGVADRTPIWSPKGNEVAWFSDKSGKGYELLIANQDGMSTPRSISIGESKLGWEPTWSPDGKHIAFTDDDVRIRIVNVPDGTIKTIDVGGNNLERGRLGLTWSPDSQWLAYSKAGSNNFRQIMLWSLNSGKIQTITNPFADSFSPAWDDDKKHLYFLASTDVALGSGWANTSAMTANPEYAAYVINLQNGDASPFKPKSDEEEAEKKDDKKIDDKTKADEKKEDASMKIDFENISRRTLALDIPVRNYSKITAGPKGSIFIMERVPNGRGLTVQKYKLDDNKAEEFMTGVGQFTMSSDRKKILASAMGGWQIVDASASSGKGKSVKVDLQMNLNKSSEWKQMFEEAWRYERDYFYDPNMHGRDWNEVYKRYAPLVPYIKHRADLTYILDQVNGELSVGHSFVFGGDYPDVDNSKVGLLGADLYAKNNRWQITRIYTTESWNPGLSSPLDQPGLNIKEGHYIVGINGKPLTANDNPFQLLDGTLNMQTTLHINDKPEFNGAWKEVVEPIRSENGLRQRAWVEDNRRLVDKLSNGRLAYVWVPNTSGAGFVSFNRYYFAQQDKEGAIIDERFNGGGLLDDYMVDLMTRTLRAGLTNEVPNGKAMRLPAGILGPKVLLINELSGSGGDFFPWVFRQQNVGPLIGATTWGGLVKSSTHYRLIDGGALTAPDNAVFDPINNKWVAENEGVAPDIAVRQDAIALSKGKDPQLERAVKEVLEMLKTQGSKKAVPPPYSTPAKSNKN